The following coding sequences are from one Leptospira stimsonii window:
- a CDS encoding GGDEF domain-containing protein, translated as MRYSFGNNQKIRLLARRVFFNPFPDDYLKIYQPDIRRATVIYFFLCIGISILSALVPDGAHPFGEENRLLIFSRLTVIFLSGFFAFLLIKWKHFFRKSIERFSILSSGTIVFSLLPFVFLDSERMGLYFHFFTALVVSGNILLWFTGTTVIFFNSLFYFSLVVCTTITGFAIPLQHDFAIILIYLTTGVIGNLLINFWRVMDHRAKKKLQKAVSKLRDKNIQIEKISKVDELTRLYNRRYLIEQFELFLKRAQRYRFSLAMIILDMDYLKEINDSYGHLAGDQALRTISEVMKHRVRATDVCSRIGGDEFCILLDAIKREDLSQLCEKLRLDVSTKELSYHTKTGDPVKITVSIGACIFGPEGEFSFDDIYHSIDSALYESKKKGRNRVSFIEPVRYFPKENPKSFTS; from the coding sequence ATGAGATATTCATTCGGAAACAATCAAAAAATTAGACTCCTCGCTCGAAGAGTTTTTTTCAATCCCTTCCCGGATGATTATCTAAAAATCTATCAACCGGACATCCGAAGAGCGACCGTAATCTATTTTTTTCTCTGCATTGGGATCAGTATTCTTTCCGCATTGGTTCCCGATGGAGCCCATCCCTTTGGTGAAGAAAATCGTCTCTTGATTTTCTCTCGATTGACGGTGATTTTTCTTTCCGGGTTTTTCGCATTCTTACTTATAAAATGGAAGCATTTTTTTCGGAAGAGCATTGAAAGGTTTAGTATTCTCTCCTCAGGAACCATCGTATTCTCTTTGCTCCCCTTTGTTTTTTTGGATTCGGAAAGAATGGGACTTTACTTCCATTTTTTTACCGCCCTGGTCGTGAGCGGAAACATTCTCCTCTGGTTTACGGGAACCACGGTGATCTTTTTCAACTCCCTCTTTTATTTTTCTCTCGTAGTTTGTACGACGATCACCGGTTTTGCAATACCTTTGCAACACGACTTTGCGATCATTCTGATTTATCTTACGACAGGTGTGATCGGGAATCTTCTGATCAATTTCTGGAGAGTGATGGATCATCGTGCAAAGAAAAAATTACAAAAGGCAGTGAGCAAACTCCGAGACAAAAACATTCAGATCGAAAAAATTTCGAAGGTGGATGAACTCACTCGTCTTTACAATAGAAGATATCTGATCGAACAGTTTGAACTTTTTTTAAAGAGAGCGCAACGTTATCGATTCTCTCTCGCGATGATCATCTTGGATATGGACTATCTCAAAGAGATCAACGATTCCTACGGACATCTTGCAGGAGATCAGGCTTTGAGAACGATTTCGGAAGTGATGAAACACAGAGTCAGAGCCACCGACGTCTGTTCCCGAATCGGAGGGGACGAATTTTGTATTCTTCTCGACGCGATCAAAAGAGAAGACCTTTCCCAACTCTGTGAAAAACTCAGATTGGACGTTTCCACCAAGGAACTATCGTATCATACAAAAACAGGCGATCCCGTAAAAATCACAGTTTCCATCGGAGCCTGCATCTTCGGCCCCGAAGGAGAATTCAGTTTCGACGACATCTATCACTCGATCGACTCAGCTCTTTACGAATCCAAAAAAAAGGGAAGAAATCGGGTCTCGTTTATCGAACCTGTTCGCTATTTTCCGAAAGAAAATCCGAAATCCTTTACTTCTTAG
- a CDS encoding LIC11299 family lipoprotein, translating into MKILNSILVFSLAFTSCTHEVKERIHVDTGVTVKTLGPHQYELVSIGQASSSSVEENDKFKMQNTSCTAAKTIATRKLEELEPDQKNRQFFLELKNTKYLEEGVYCEITYHYELPTPKK; encoded by the coding sequence ATGAAGATTTTGAATAGCATTCTGGTGTTTTCCTTGGCATTTACCTCCTGCACACACGAGGTAAAAGAGAGAATTCATGTGGATACGGGTGTCACCGTAAAAACCCTCGGACCTCATCAATACGAACTTGTCTCAATCGGTCAGGCGTCTTCTTCTTCTGTCGAAGAAAACGACAAGTTCAAAATGCAGAACACTTCCTGCACAGCGGCCAAGACGATCGCCACTCGAAAGCTGGAGGAACTCGAACCGGATCAAAAGAACAGACAGTTTTTTTTGGAACTCAAGAATACGAAGTATTTAGAAGAAGGCGTTTATTGCGAGATCACCTATCACTACGAACTTCCAACTCCTAAGAAGTAA
- the mqnC gene encoding cyclic dehypoxanthinyl futalosine synthase, with the protein MASIFSSHPTDLILEKALDGVRISPEEALSLYKDADYLKIMATARTLREKILPPTQASYTMFRVVNYTNFCNVECSFCSFMDEIGSGKGYVLSAEEILEKMDYAVSEGADQMFLQGGVYPDLPFDYYLNVISSVKKKYPDMHIRAFSPVEIINLEKITGLPLKEVLQILKQAGLDSVPGAGAEILTDRMRNIISPKKATTEEWVRAMETCHEAGLPGSANIVFGSEETKEEVIEHLSVVRNLQDRSGGFLSFIPWTFQPQTKRFKVRAVSTQEYLKVLGICRIFLDNIPHIETSVMVLGKGVGQLALTSGADDISSVVIEENVLRSYGLKTEKEAIKFLKEGGFVPKRRDLLYNYDRYGNELAQSL; encoded by the coding sequence GTGGCCTCAATTTTTTCATCGCATCCCACCGATCTTATCTTAGAAAAAGCCCTAGACGGGGTTCGCATTTCTCCCGAAGAAGCCTTGTCGCTTTATAAGGACGCAGACTATCTCAAGATCATGGCCACGGCTCGGACCTTGAGAGAAAAAATTCTCCCTCCCACGCAAGCAAGTTATACGATGTTTCGCGTCGTAAACTACACAAACTTCTGCAATGTGGAATGTAGTTTTTGTTCTTTTATGGATGAGATTGGAAGCGGGAAAGGTTACGTCCTAAGCGCCGAAGAAATTTTGGAAAAGATGGACTACGCAGTGAGCGAAGGCGCCGATCAGATGTTCCTCCAAGGTGGAGTTTACCCGGATCTTCCTTTTGATTATTATCTGAACGTCATCTCTTCCGTGAAAAAGAAATATCCGGACATGCACATTCGTGCGTTTTCTCCCGTGGAAATCATCAACTTAGAAAAAATCACGGGACTTCCTCTCAAAGAAGTATTACAAATTTTGAAACAAGCCGGCCTTGATTCCGTTCCCGGAGCGGGAGCCGAGATTCTTACGGATCGGATGCGCAATATCATTTCTCCTAAAAAGGCGACTACGGAAGAATGGGTTCGCGCGATGGAAACCTGTCACGAGGCTGGACTTCCGGGGAGCGCGAATATCGTCTTCGGTTCCGAGGAGACGAAAGAAGAAGTGATCGAACACCTAAGCGTCGTGCGAAATCTCCAGGACCGGTCCGGAGGATTCTTATCCTTTATTCCTTGGACGTTTCAACCGCAGACAAAACGTTTTAAAGTGCGCGCCGTTTCCACGCAAGAATATCTAAAGGTTCTCGGGATTTGTAGAATCTTCTTAGACAACATTCCTCATATCGAAACCTCCGTAATGGTTCTTGGAAAGGGAGTCGGACAACTTGCGTTGACGAGCGGAGCCGACGATATCTCTTCCGTCGTCATCGAAGAAAACGTCCTTCGTTCCTACGGACTCAAGACCGAAAAAGAAGCGATCAAGTTTTTGAAGGAAGGCGGATTTGTTCCAAAACGAAGAGACCTTCTCTACAACTACGATCGATACGGAAACGAATTGGCGCAGAGTCTTTAG
- a CDS encoding heterodisulfide reductase-related iron-sulfur binding cluster, with product MAISQIAFHVIFTILFVIANVVFIRAILYRLKLIFNARKAAGTENFLENPNWGFRINSFLQNVILQKKNFKEPLRGIMHAFIFYGFVIYTIHTTSQMISGLIGYGMDDPYKFSLVGFLFGESAGHLYESIVQVVSILVLIGLGFFAWRRWIQKAKGLDVHSPASAIVISMISILMISTLLGEGAKAVGAVYDSPTENASLIAAGIGAVWKSIGVEYSTADLVVQITWWIHILSVFAFMLYVPTSKHAHLIFAPFNYFLQSDTPKGALSKINLEDENVVWGVNRVEDFPWPNLLDGMSCIECGRCQVQCPANRTGKVLNPKAIIVELKHALLEKMPEVAKIRLEESDANVAAEKVAALDTAVINNYEGLSEEALWGCTTCYACVEACPVGNNQVNAIMEMRRHLVLAESKFPVELQNAFVNMENNSNPWGVGAHTRADWADGLGVKTMAEDSNVDVLYWVGCAGAFDERNKSIAKSFVKILQKADVKFGILGTEENCSGDSARRGGNEYLYQTLAQTNVDTMNGYNVKKVVTACPHCYNTIKNEYPQFGGNFEVVHHSEFINDLVKEKKLDVKTAEDASSGKYTYHDSCYIGRYNDNYENPRDVVKKVAGGKLAEPSDHHTKGLCCGAGGAQMWMEEQNNDRVNIKRTKQLLDTGATTIATACPFCVTMITDGVKHEGKVEEVKVKDIAELVADNLA from the coding sequence ATGGCAATTTCGCAAATCGCCTTTCACGTGATCTTTACGATCCTCTTCGTTATCGCGAACGTAGTTTTTATTCGTGCGATTCTTTATCGCCTTAAACTGATCTTCAACGCCAGAAAAGCCGCGGGGACCGAGAACTTTCTGGAAAACCCGAACTGGGGATTTCGAATCAACAGTTTTCTCCAGAACGTGATTCTTCAGAAGAAGAACTTCAAAGAACCTCTTCGTGGAATCATGCATGCGTTTATCTTTTACGGTTTCGTAATTTATACGATCCATACCACAAGCCAGATGATTTCGGGTTTGATCGGTTACGGAATGGATGACCCTTATAAGTTCTCCCTCGTCGGTTTTCTTTTCGGAGAAAGTGCGGGGCATTTGTATGAATCGATCGTACAAGTCGTTTCCATTCTTGTCTTGATCGGCCTCGGATTCTTTGCTTGGAGAAGATGGATTCAAAAAGCAAAAGGACTCGATGTCCATTCTCCTGCTTCTGCAATCGTAATCTCGATGATTTCCATTCTTATGATCTCCACACTTTTGGGCGAAGGCGCCAAAGCAGTGGGAGCAGTTTACGACAGTCCGACTGAAAACGCTTCTTTGATCGCGGCAGGTATCGGTGCGGTTTGGAAATCGATCGGTGTGGAATATTCCACTGCGGATTTGGTTGTTCAAATCACTTGGTGGATCCACATTCTTTCCGTCTTCGCATTCATGCTCTACGTGCCGACTTCCAAACACGCGCACTTGATCTTCGCACCGTTTAACTACTTCCTTCAATCCGATACTCCGAAGGGAGCTCTTTCTAAAATCAATTTAGAAGATGAGAATGTGGTCTGGGGTGTAAATCGTGTGGAAGACTTTCCTTGGCCGAACCTTCTCGACGGGATGTCCTGTATCGAGTGCGGACGTTGTCAAGTTCAGTGCCCCGCAAACAGAACCGGAAAAGTTCTAAACCCAAAAGCAATCATCGTAGAACTCAAACACGCACTTCTTGAAAAAATGCCGGAAGTTGCAAAGATTCGTTTGGAAGAATCCGACGCTAATGTAGCCGCTGAAAAAGTTGCCGCACTGGATACCGCCGTGATCAACAACTACGAAGGTCTTTCCGAAGAAGCCCTTTGGGGTTGTACGACTTGTTACGCCTGTGTCGAAGCTTGTCCCGTTGGAAACAACCAAGTCAACGCTATCATGGAAATGAGAAGACACTTGGTTCTTGCGGAATCCAAATTCCCTGTAGAACTTCAAAACGCATTTGTGAACATGGAAAACAACTCCAACCCTTGGGGTGTAGGAGCTCACACGAGAGCGGATTGGGCGGACGGCCTTGGTGTAAAAACCATGGCGGAAGATTCCAACGTAGACGTTCTCTACTGGGTCGGTTGCGCCGGAGCTTTTGACGAGAGAAACAAGAGCATCGCGAAATCTTTCGTAAAAATTCTCCAGAAAGCAGACGTGAAGTTTGGAATCTTAGGAACCGAAGAAAACTGTTCCGGAGATTCGGCAAGAAGAGGAGGAAATGAATATCTCTACCAAACTCTTGCACAGACAAACGTGGATACGATGAACGGATACAACGTGAAAAAAGTTGTGACCGCTTGTCCACACTGCTACAATACAATCAAAAACGAATATCCTCAGTTCGGAGGAAACTTCGAAGTGGTGCACCATTCCGAGTTTATCAACGACCTCGTAAAAGAGAAAAAGCTGGATGTAAAAACAGCGGAAGACGCTTCTTCCGGAAAATACACCTATCACGATTCTTGCTACATCGGTCGTTACAATGATAACTACGAGAACCCAAGAGACGTGGTTAAAAAAGTCGCCGGTGGAAAGCTCGCCGAACCTTCCGATCACCACACAAAAGGTCTTTGTTGTGGAGCCGGTGGAGCTCAGATGTGGATGGAAGAACAAAACAACGATCGAGTCAATATCAAGAGAACAAAACAACTTCTGGATACCGGTGCGACCACCATCGCCACGGCTTGTCCTTTCTGCGTGACCATGATCACCGACGGTGTGAAACACGAAGGAAAAGTAGAAGAAGTAAAAGTAAAAGATATCGCTGAATTGGTCGCGGATAATCTTGCTTAA
- a CDS encoding peptide chain release factor 3, with amino-acid sequence MSEIVTQKHNQTIEEETRRRRTFAIIAHPDAGKTTLTEKLLLYGGAIQLAGAVKARKNRKAATSDWMEMEKEKGISITSAALQFEYNGHVLNLLDTPGHEDFSEDTYRTLIAADTAVMVLDAGKGVEPQTIKLFKVCRDRGIPIVTFINKMDRPTKNLFVLLDEIEKVLGISAVPMVWPIGTGVDFSGVYSRKDKSILTYVKTPGGSQKSSFQTSGINDPELDSRFEDWVIKAFREELELVEGGISEFSEEDFLESKITPVFFGSAVNNFGIQLFLDEFIKIAPPPMFFPLKDGSRLDPIHTPFSGFIFKVQANMNRQHRDRIAFLRVTSGKFERGLNVLHGRLGKSVKLSSSFAFFGQDRNTVDEAYPGDIIGLVNPGTYAIGDIVATSKVPDLKGLPVFAPELFATISSSDTASMKSFRKGIDQLAEEGILHLFSSQTVGGGLPIIGAMGQLQFEVFKRRLMDEYNAPSTITILPYAISCWIAQEDLSKVPTSANLVTDRGGRAALLFDTEWDKGYFQKKNPEITLLDYPPSA; translated from the coding sequence ATGAGCGAGATCGTAACGCAGAAACACAATCAAACGATAGAAGAAGAAACCCGTCGAAGACGAACCTTTGCGATCATAGCCCACCCGGATGCGGGAAAAACTACACTCACTGAAAAACTTCTCCTCTACGGAGGCGCCATCCAACTCGCAGGTGCGGTAAAGGCTCGGAAGAATCGGAAGGCCGCCACTTCCGATTGGATGGAGATGGAAAAAGAAAAAGGAATTTCGATTACCTCTGCGGCGCTCCAGTTTGAATACAACGGACACGTCCTCAATCTCTTGGACACTCCGGGTCACGAAGATTTTTCCGAAGACACATATCGAACACTCATCGCGGCGGATACGGCAGTGATGGTTCTCGACGCCGGAAAGGGAGTTGAGCCACAGACGATCAAACTCTTCAAGGTCTGTCGAGATCGAGGAATCCCGATCGTAACCTTCATCAACAAAATGGACCGACCTACGAAGAACCTCTTTGTCCTTTTGGACGAGATCGAAAAGGTTCTCGGAATTTCCGCGGTTCCAATGGTTTGGCCGATCGGAACGGGCGTCGACTTCAGCGGAGTTTATTCCAGAAAAGACAAATCGATTCTTACCTATGTTAAAACTCCGGGAGGAAGTCAAAAGTCTTCCTTTCAAACATCGGGGATCAACGATCCGGAATTGGATTCTCGTTTTGAAGATTGGGTCATCAAGGCATTTCGAGAAGAATTGGAACTCGTAGAAGGTGGAATCTCCGAGTTTAGCGAAGAAGATTTTTTAGAATCCAAAATTACTCCTGTATTCTTCGGTTCCGCGGTAAACAACTTCGGAATCCAATTGTTTTTAGATGAATTTATAAAGATCGCACCACCGCCTATGTTCTTTCCTTTGAAAGACGGATCCAGACTCGATCCAATCCACACTCCCTTTAGCGGCTTTATCTTCAAGGTCCAAGCAAACATGAATCGTCAACATCGGGATCGAATCGCATTCTTAAGAGTCACTTCCGGTAAGTTTGAAAGAGGACTCAACGTCCTTCACGGAAGATTAGGAAAATCTGTTAAACTTTCTTCTTCTTTTGCTTTTTTCGGGCAGGATCGAAACACTGTGGATGAAGCGTATCCGGGAGATATCATCGGACTTGTAAATCCGGGAACCTATGCGATCGGAGATATCGTCGCTACTTCGAAGGTTCCCGATCTCAAAGGGCTTCCCGTGTTCGCACCGGAACTCTTTGCGACGATCTCTTCTTCCGATACCGCGAGTATGAAGAGTTTTCGAAAAGGAATCGATCAACTTGCGGAGGAAGGAATTCTGCATCTCTTTTCTTCTCAGACCGTCGGCGGAGGATTGCCGATCATCGGAGCGATGGGACAACTTCAGTTCGAGGTTTTCAAAAGGAGACTTATGGACGAATACAACGCGCCGTCCACGATCACGATTCTTCCGTATGCAATCTCTTGTTGGATTGCGCAGGAAGACCTTTCGAAAGTTCCCACTTCCGCAAATCTTGTTACGGATCGGGGAGGGCGCGCCGCACTTCTTTTCGACACCGAATGGGACAAGGGATACTTTCAAAAGAAGAATCCGGAGATAACTCTTTTGGATTATCCGCCTTCCGCCTAA
- a CDS encoding ornithine carbamoyltransferase, translating to MSESNVKHLISWEDWSDSEIVDLLNFAIHVKKNRVNYAGHLSGRTLAMLFQKTSTRTRVSFEVAMTEMGGHGIYLDWMASNFQLSDIDLEARYLSRNVSVIMARLKKHEDLLAMRNGSQVPVINGCDNMFHPCQSLADVMTIALDKPDRPLNQVKLTYIGVHNNVVNSLIGITAALGIHLTLATPIAEKENIHEGTVERAKSKGTLAWEKNLEKAVKDADYIYTDTWLDMEFFNDPSYADKKKERMELMMPYQINSSLMEKTNAKVMHDMPIHAGYEITRDVVLSPRSIIFQQAENRLDAQKAVILKLLEA from the coding sequence ATGTCTGAAAGTAACGTGAAACATCTGATTTCCTGGGAAGACTGGTCGGATTCTGAAATCGTCGATTTGCTCAACTTTGCAATTCATGTAAAAAAGAATCGTGTCAACTACGCGGGTCATCTCAGCGGAAGAACTCTCGCGATGCTTTTTCAGAAAACTTCCACAAGGACCAGAGTTTCTTTCGAAGTCGCGATGACCGAGATGGGAGGCCATGGAATCTATCTGGATTGGATGGCGTCTAACTTTCAACTTTCCGACATCGATTTGGAAGCGAGATATCTTTCTAGAAACGTCTCCGTGATCATGGCTCGTCTCAAAAAACACGAAGACCTCTTGGCGATGAGAAACGGATCTCAGGTTCCTGTCATCAACGGATGCGACAATATGTTTCATCCTTGTCAATCCCTCGCCGATGTCATGACGATCGCCTTGGACAAACCGGATCGCCCCTTAAACCAAGTAAAACTTACCTACATCGGAGTTCATAACAACGTAGTCAATTCTCTCATCGGGATCACTGCCGCTCTGGGAATTCATCTTACCCTCGCGACGCCGATCGCGGAAAAAGAAAACATCCATGAAGGTACAGTCGAAAGAGCCAAGTCGAAAGGAACTCTCGCATGGGAGAAGAATCTCGAAAAGGCAGTGAAAGACGCGGATTATATCTACACGGATACCTGGCTCGACATGGAATTCTTCAACGATCCTTCATACGCGGATAAGAAAAAGGAAAGAATGGAACTCATGATGCCGTATCAGATCAATTCTTCTCTTATGGAAAAAACAAACGCGAAGGTCATGCACGATATGCCGATTCACGCCGGATACGAGATCACAAGAGACGTCGTCTTGAGTCCGAGATCGATCATCTTTCAGCAGGCGGAGAATCGTCTGGACGCGCAAAAAGCGGTCATCCTAAAACTCCTCGAGGCGTAA